TTGAATTAGTACCTGATGACCATCTACTTCGTTTGATTGATAAATATATTGATTTTTCGTTTCTTCTAGAAAAAATCCGCCAATATTACAGCGATGATAATGGACGCCCAACTGACCCACTTATTCTTTTAAAATGATATTTATTGGTTATATTTATGGCATTCGTTCTGAACGCCAACTAGAAAGAGAAATTAGAACAAACGTTGCCTATCGCTGGTTTTTAGGTCTAAAATTCAAGGACTCTGTACCTCATCACTCAACGATTAGTTGGAATCGTCAACACCGTTTTAAGGATACTACTATTTTTCAGGAGATTTTTGATGAGATTGTACTTCTAGCAATAAATCATTAAGATGGTTGGCGAACGTGTTTTATTTACGGATTCTACACATTTAAAGGCAAATGCAAATAAAAACAAGTTTACGAGACAAGAAGTGGAAGTAGATACTCGAGAATATTTTGAAATCGCTTATCTAAATCTGGAAAAATACTTTATAAATTTAGAAAGGAAAAAATTGAGCGAAGCTTCGCAGACTCAATAGAGCTGCATGGGCTTCGCTATTGCCGGTTACGGGGATTGAAGAATACATCCGAGCAGGCTCTCCTTACTGCCGCATGCCAAACTATAAAAAAGATTGCAACACATTTAGCTAAATTCGAAAAAGTGTGTTGCAATACTTTAAGTTGATTTACCACCTGTTGATTGGAGCGGAGGGCACTCGACTCCTGCGGGATATAGAGGTCACTGGAGACCCGCAGGCGGTAAAGCCGAGGAGGCTTCAGGACCTCCCCGCGGAAAGCGAGTGCCTGGAGCGGAAATCAACAGGCCCATTTGCAGGGAGCTTTGATAAATTTGGTATTCGGATTCTGAGAAAATAAAAATTGCCGAGAAAAATACCCCTTTCTCGACAATCTGCGGCACAGTACAGTGTACTGTGCCATTTTAATTACAAAAACTTTTGCAAAATAAGGTGCGATTATGTTCATTTTCGAATACGATTAAGGTTTTGCGCCGGGACACAGACCTGTTAATTTACTTACCGTTTTTATTATTCTTTCATCATTTTATTAAACATAAATGAAGTTGTTACCATAGCCAGCCCAAACAATGCAAACATAAGATAAAATCCGTAATCCATTTTTTCACCCCTTCATACCTTTTTTTGTTGCTTATATTACAGCATTGGCACCAATTAGTTTACCTATTTAGATATAATTACTTTGCTAATGATTCCTAATTATTGTTATTTACTAACACTTTTTTCTTCCTTGGTAAGGCAGTTATAGACAGATTGTTAAACTTATTGAAATTACCTGGCATTTTACTTTCTATGCAATGTCCTACCATAATTATAACATTCCTTGAAACTTAAGACCAAGTATTTAACTATATTAACAACTTGAAAATACCACTTTCGACTTTTATCTGTTGGATCAATTTTACCGCTTATTCTCTACTCTTTGATATTTAAGTTAGAGCCAAAAACATTCAAAAGTCGGTCTATATTAATAAAAAAATGACTATCGAATTGATATACAATTCAATAGTCATTTTTAGTGTAAGTGCCAACTTATTACCAATATGGTCAGTGTTACTTTTTATTAAAATTCTGCATTACCAGTTGTTCTTGGGAATGGAATAACATCGCGAATATTAGTCATTCCAGTTAAGTACATAATTAATCGTTCGAAGCCAATCCCATAACCTGAGTGTTTCGTGCCACCATATTTTCGTAATTCTAGGTACCACCAGTAATCCTTTTCATCCATACCAAGATCGTTTATTTTGCCGGTCAGAATATCCTCACGTTCTTCACGTTGGCTTCCGCCAATTAGTTCTCCTATTCCAGGAACGAGCAAATCGGTTGCTGCAACTGTTTTCTGATCTTCATTTAAGCGCATATAGAAGGCTTTGATCTCTTTCGGATAATCCGTAACAAAGACTGGTCTTTGAAAAACTTTTTCGCTTAAATAACGTTCGTGTTCAGTTTGTAGATCTAAGCCCCATTCGACCGGATAGGCAAATTTTTCTTCTGCATTTTTTAAAAGCTCAATAGCTTCAGTATATGTTACACGTCCAAAACTTGCATCGTGAGCCTTATTTAAACGCTCAAGTAATCCTTTATCAATAAAGCTATTAAAGAAAGCCATTTCTTCAGGTGCTTGTTCTAGTACATATGAAATAACATATTTCACCATATCTTCAGCAAGATCCATAATATCTGGAAGCTCAGCAAAAGCTAACTCTGGTTCAATCATCCAGAACTCAGCTGCATGTCTAGCTGTATTGGAATTCTCTGCTCTAAAAGTTGGTCCAAAGGTATAAACATTTCGGAAGGCTAAAGCATATGCTTCTGCAGACAATTGACCACTAACAGTCAAATTCGTTTCTTTATTAAAGAAGTCCTTGGTTGCATCCACTTTTCCTTCTTCATTTTTTGGAAGGTTGTCTAGATCAAAGTTAGTCAAACGGAACATTTCACCTGCACCTTCCGTATCACTGCCAGTAATGATTGGAGTATGAACATAAACAAAGCCTTTATCCTGGAAAAATTTATGAATAGCATAAGAAGCTAAAGATCTTACACGGAATACAGCCGAAAATGTATTCGTTCTAGGGCGTAAATGAGCGATAGTTCGTAAATATTCAAATGAATGCTTTTTCTTTTGTAATGGGTAGTCGACATTTGAGCTTCCCTCTATCACAATATTCGTTGCTTTAATTTCAAATGGTTGCTTCGCTTGTGGAGTCAAGATAAAATCGCCCTCCACAAGAATCGTCGAGCTGATTGGAAGCTTTGTAATATCTTTAAAATTCGCTAGTTGTTCATCAAAAACGATTTGTACTCCTTTAAAGAAGCTACCATCATTTAATTCAATAAAACCAAATGTCTTTGAATCACGAACTGTTCGTATCCAGCCTGACAATTGAACCTTTTGATCGATATAGCTTTCGGAATTTCTATACAAATCCTTGATTAAAGCTTTTTTCATCATTAAATCCTCCTATTACCTATGTAAAAAAAATGAAAAAACCTCCCACCCTAAGGGAAGAAAGGTAAATTTCGTAGTAACAACTAAATTATTCGTTATTTTTACTTTTATCCCTTCAATATTATATAAAATTCATTCAAATAAATCAATTTCCTACAAGAAATTAACGATAATCTGCCTTTTCATTAAAAATAAATATACTTTTCAGATAAATCAGCAGGAAAATTTAGGATGTTCGTCGAATAAATTAATTGAATTTTAATTTCTTGATTGAGGAGGGTTCTTGTGGACAAAATTTCTTGTCTTGCTTTCATCCTGTATCAGTCTTCTAAAAGCCAAGAGATAAAAGAAAAGGCCATTCAATTATTGAATGGCGATATAACACTTCGTGAATTGAAAAGGAATTGTACTATTCAACCTCATCTTGTCATCGCTGAAGGTTTATTGAAAAAGAATAAAATTGATAAAAATCAGGTTCAAGAATTCATTGAAGAGTTTATGCTAATTGAAGCTTGAATAAGGAATTGAAACTTCTCCAAGAGTGTTTCAACAAAACTCGGCACTGGCCGAGTTTTCTTTAGCTTACTTCACATATCCTTTTCTCGTAACAAATAATTTCTTTATTATGTTGCCCTGCAACTGTTTTAAAGGAACGAAATCCTAGAGACTCCCAGAAGGTTTGTGCCCTCTCATTACTTTCTAAAACCCCTAAGCGTACATGTTCTAGCCCTTGCTGAACCATCCATTCTTCATAAAGAAGATAAGACTGAAATCCAAAACCATATCCTTGGTAGTTGCTATGAATCATTAAAAGGCCCAGCCATGGATAATGATCTTTTGGATTTTTCTCCATAAAATCGATGATACCGATATAGGTGTCATCTAGCTTAATAAATACACTTAAGGTGTCTTCATTGAGAAATTCAATCTCTATCTCTGTTAACGTTCGATCCCCTCTACCATTTTCAAGCACATTATATTGCGAATTTGAATTCA
The Neobacillus sp. PS3-40 genome window above contains:
- the asnS gene encoding asparagine--tRNA ligase — its product is MKKALIKDLYRNSESYIDQKVQLSGWIRTVRDSKTFGFIELNDGSFFKGVQIVFDEQLANFKDITKLPISSTILVEGDFILTPQAKQPFEIKATNIVIEGSSNVDYPLQKKKHSFEYLRTIAHLRPRTNTFSAVFRVRSLASYAIHKFFQDKGFVYVHTPIITGSDTEGAGEMFRLTNFDLDNLPKNEEGKVDATKDFFNKETNLTVSGQLSAEAYALAFRNVYTFGPTFRAENSNTARHAAEFWMIEPELAFAELPDIMDLAEDMVKYVISYVLEQAPEEMAFFNSFIDKGLLERLNKAHDASFGRVTYTEAIELLKNAEEKFAYPVEWGLDLQTEHERYLSEKVFQRPVFVTDYPKEIKAFYMRLNEDQKTVAATDLLVPGIGELIGGSQREEREDILTGKINDLGMDEKDYWWYLELRKYGGTKHSGYGIGFERLIMYLTGMTNIRDVIPFPRTTGNAEF
- a CDS encoding GNAT family N-acetyltransferase produces the protein MTISFEEITKETLFIAHEIVNSNSQYNVLENGRGDRTLTEIEIEFLNEDTLSVFIKLDDTYIGIIDFMEKNPKDHYPWLGLLMIHSNYQGYGFGFQSYLLYEEWMVQQGLEHVRLGVLESNERAQTFWESLGFRSFKTVAGQHNKEIICYEKRICEVS